Proteins encoded in a region of the Corynebacterium genitalium ATCC 33030 genome:
- a CDS encoding SGNH/GDSL hydrolase family protein, with protein MTSRRVLAAILAVIPLLLAGCSESGDAASERVTVEVPTTVTVTADPTDLPSSFIHYVALGDSYAAMGSASGPFVGPAFCARSEDNYPHELAKLYSGINAKRGFTDATCQGSTTEHILSDRDITGADIPAPVLDAEVKDTATGSATVTVSPSTSTATSTSTTATSSPTTTEDAGASTITAQIEALEPDTDLITLSIGGNDIHFGPWSRCITGMVEDRGEADCDEGLYDDTARALVDLPKRLDAIYARINEKAPNATIITTGYMPLLSMEDDCERTTDLPSGTLNWAAGLTVTMNAMVRDAAVRNGALFVMPPNADFHSVCAPASERWTDLTGEETDSFAVHPTPTGQQQMAEAIADVLAKL; from the coding sequence ATGACATCCCGTCGCGTGCTGGCCGCCATTCTCGCCGTGATTCCCCTTCTTCTTGCAGGCTGCTCCGAGTCCGGCGACGCCGCGTCTGAGCGCGTCACGGTCGAGGTGCCCACCACCGTGACCGTCACTGCCGACCCGACAGACCTTCCGTCTTCCTTCATCCACTACGTGGCCCTGGGCGACTCGTATGCTGCGATGGGGTCCGCCTCCGGGCCATTCGTCGGCCCCGCCTTCTGCGCCCGCAGCGAAGACAACTACCCGCATGAGCTGGCGAAACTCTACAGCGGCATCAACGCCAAGCGCGGTTTCACCGATGCGACCTGCCAAGGCTCCACCACCGAGCACATCCTGTCCGACCGCGACATCACCGGCGCAGACATCCCCGCCCCCGTCCTCGACGCAGAGGTCAAAGACACCGCAACGGGTTCGGCGACGGTGACGGTGAGTCCGTCGACAAGCACTGCGACGTCAACAAGCACAACCGCAACGAGTTCTCCCACCACGACCGAGGATGCTGGCGCAAGCACCATCACCGCCCAGATCGAAGCCCTCGAACCGGATACGGACCTAATCACGCTGTCGATCGGCGGCAACGACATTCACTTCGGGCCGTGGAGCCGCTGCATCACAGGCATGGTCGAGGACCGCGGCGAGGCCGACTGCGACGAGGGGCTTTACGACGACACCGCCCGCGCCCTCGTCGACCTGCCGAAACGCCTCGACGCGATCTACGCACGTATCAACGAGAAGGCCCCGAACGCGACGATCATCACCACCGGTTACATGCCGCTGCTGTCCATGGAGGACGATTGCGAGCGCACGACGGATCTGCCCAGCGGGACGTTGAACTGGGCCGCCGGTTTGACCGTGACCATGAACGCGATGGTGCGCGATGCCGCAGTCCGCAATGGTGCACTGTTTGTCATGCCGCCGAACGCGGATTTCCACTCCGTCTGCGCGCCGGCCAGCGAGCGCTGGACCGACCTGACCGGTGAGGAAACCGACTCGTTCGCCGTGCACCCGACACCGACCGGGCAGCAACAAATGGCCGAAGCGATCGCGGATGTCTTGGCGAAACTGTAG